CGCGCTCGATGGCGCGCAATCGCTGGGCCACGTCCCGTTCGACGTCAGCCGCACGTTCGCCGATTACTACGCGGCGAGCGGCCACAAGTGGGTGATGGGACCGAAGCGGACGGGCCTGCTCTACGTGCACCCCGACCGCCAGGCGGCGGCCGTACCCACTGTGGTCGGCGCCTATTCAGACGAAAGCAGCAACCTGTTCGCGCGGACGCTGACGCTCAGGCCCAACGCGCAGCGCTTCGAGTACGGGACACAGAACAACGCCCTGATCTACGGCCTCGAGGCCGCCGTGGACTACGTCTCGGGGCTTGGCATGGAGGCGTTGTGGCAGCGCAACAGGGCCCTCGCTGAACGCTGCCGGGCGGGACTCCAAGGACTCAAAGATGTCGAGATCCTGTCGCCGGCAGACGCCGACAGCCGCACCGCGATTCTCACGTTTCGTGTCGGGGGTCGGGACAACGGCTCCGTGGCCTCGTCGCTGATGGGCCAGCGGCTTCGCGCGCGGAGCGTCAAAGAGGGCGGGCTCGACGCCGTGCGCGCGTCTTTCCACGCGTGCAACGATGAGACCCACGTCGATCGCCTGATCGCCGCCGTCTCAAACCTCAGGTGAAGAGGCTCTTGAGGACGAACCAGACATTGGCGGGGCGTTCGGCCAGCCGTCGCATGTACCAGGGAAACCAGAACGTGCCATACGCGATGAGCACGCGCACGCTGGCGCCATCCTTGACGAGGCGCAACTGTTCGTCGCGCTGGATGCCGTACAGCATGTGCACCTCGACGCCGCGCGCCGGGACGCCGGCCCGTTCGGCGTGCGCCTGGATGCGAGCGATCAGCGGCACGTCGTGCGTGCCGAAGACGGGGCGGAAGCTCGCTTTGCGCCCAGACGGCTCAAGCATCGCCGCCGCCAGCGCGAAGTAGTGCTTGTCGACGTCTGCCTTCTTCGCCATCGCGACCGTCGCCGGCTCCTTGTAGGCGCCTTTGACAAGTCGCACCCCGATCCCCTGCTCACGCAGCGCCTTCAGGTCGTTCATGGACCGATGGAGGTAGGCCTGCAGGCACACGCCCACGTTGTCGAATTGCGCGCCCAGCCGCCGCGTCAGGTCGAGCGTCGCCTCGACGTACTGGGACTGTTCCATGTCGATCCACAGGTAGCTGCCCGCCGCCTTCGCGCGAGCAGCCAGCGAACGGAGATTCTCGAAGCACCGTTCTGGGTCGAGGTCGAGACCGAGCTGCGTTGGCTTGACCGAGGGTTCGCAGGGGATGCCGGCCGCCTTGATCCGATCGATCGCGCCGAGGTAGTGCCCAGTGACGTACTCCGCTTCGGCCCAGTCGCTCACGTTCTCGCCGAGGCGCGTGAACGTCGCGTAGATGCCTTGAGGCCTCAGCACCTCTGCCGCGGCGAGCATGTCTTCGAAGTTCTCGCCGGGCATGAATCGCCGGGCGGCCCGCTTCACGAACCACAGGCTCTGGCCGTGGCTGCGCATCCATCGGTTCTCGGATATCGCCAGCAGCACGCTCCGCATGACGCTCATGGCGGTCGCCTCCCTCGGGTGCCCCGTAGAATATCTCTAAACGGGGCCGTACGGTACCGAGGACGCCGACAGTGAGCAGCACCCGCAAGGCGGGGTTCGCGGTTCGGCAAGAACGCGCAGAAGCCCCTACATCAGCGTGAAATTGACCGTCACCGTCATCACGACATTCAGCGGGACGTCGTTGACCTGTGTAGGCGTAAATTCCCACTGACGGACGGCATCAAGCGCCGCCTGGTCAAGCAACGGAATCGACCGCAGCACCTTGGCATCGATCACTTTCCCGTCTTTGCCGATCACCACTTCGAGAATGACGACGCCCTGGACACCGGCGTCTTTTGCCTCCGCTGGATACACCGCCTTTACGTCGACGACCTTGGTCGGCGGCCGGATGCCGCCGCCTACGCGGACCGTGTCGGGAGGAAGTGGCGGTGGCGGAGGATACGCAGTGCCTCCTGAAACGACACCGCCGGTGACGCCCCCTGGCACGCCTCCCGTCACTCCTCCTGCGATACCGCCTGGTACGCCTCCCCCTACTCCGCCGCCGACGCCCGTCCCGAAGCCGCTACCGGCGCCCACGCCCGTTCCAGAGCCAGACGCGCTGAGCGTGAAGTTGACGGTCATCGTCGCGATCACGGGAATAGGCGCACCGTTCAGCAGCGTCGGGACAAACTCCCACTGGCGGACGGCGTCAAGCGCGGCCTGATCGAGCAGCGGAATCGAGCGCAGTACGCGCACGGTGCTCACTCTGCCCTCTTCGCCGATGACCGCTTCGACGATGACCACGCCCTGCACGCGGGCGTTGAGTGCGACGGCCGGATAAACCGGCTTCACGTCCTTGAGCTTCTTCGGGGGAGCGATGTGGCCTCCGACCCTCACCGCGTTTGGCGGAATCTCGGCCCACTGATGCTGCTCATTCATCGTGCCTGTCTGCTGACTCGGTGGCAGACCTGGCACGAGCCTGGCGGTGGCTCGGTCCGAGTCGAATTCGCACCCGATGGTGAAGTTGGCGAACGCCCTACCGAGGGGCTTGAACTTCGTCTGGCGCACTGCCTCAAGGGCGGCGTCTCGAAACGGATCGAACAGCCGCGCGGCCATGCCATCGGCGCGTGACTTCGCCTCGAACGCAATCTTGTTTGCGTGGATCGCAAAGCTCGTAGCCTGGGCAGTGATGACGTTACCTGACGCGTCGATGCCCGCCGCCACAGTGACCGTCCCGCTCCATCCCGCCTCCAGCGCGTCGGGCGGATAGATCACGGTCCCCAGCCGGGTAATCTCGGGCCAGGCCGGGCCAGCCGGCCCGGTCATCATTCCGGGCCGCGGTGCCTGCGAGTTCGGCCCCGCGGTCGGTTTGCTCTGAGGCTTGGCCGTCGCGGATGCGGACGGAGCGTCTGGCCGCTTCAGGGCAGCCGGCGTGGTCGCCGGCGCGGAATACGCCTGAACCTCCCCGACGACTGGCGGTTGAGCGCCGTCAGCCCAGAGCGGAAAGGCCTGCACAATCAGCCAACCTCCGCACGCGAGCAAGATCAGCACGACGGCAAACGACGCAGCGAGACGAAAGCGTGACATCGGCGTCTCCTTGATGAGCATCGCCACCCGTTGACGCAGGTGGCCGTGTTTCAGAAACAGGGCGGCCGGTTGAAGCATCGGCGCCGGTCCGGTGGCGGCCAGCCTCAACAGCGCGTGCAAGTACGACCGGCGATCTCCGATCAACCGTACGACCTCGCGGTCGATCACCTGTTCGGCGGTGAGGTGAATCTGGTCGGTCAGCCACCAGATCGCCGGATGGAACCACAGAACCGCGCACACAAATTCTTCGGCCAGCGCGCGCAACCAGTCGCGTCGCCGCACGTGCAGCAACTCATGACAGGCGATGGCAGACTGTTCGGCCGGCGCATACTCCAGGAACCCATCGGGAACCAGGACCACGGGCTGGCGCAGACCAAAGGTGACGGGCCTCTGGACTCGGGGCGATACGCGGAACGATGCGGTGGCCCCCACGACGGACTCGGCCACCCCGACGGCCGCCGGCTGGGGCTCAAGCGCCTTGGATGAGCGCCGAAGCCTCATCAGCGAAATCAGACCCAGTCCCAGCCAGCCGGTGCGGCAGACGACGCCTATTGCGAGCACCCCGATGGCGATCGGCCGCCACGGAGCCGACGATGACGGAGCCGGCCCCGCAGCCGTATACCCTGAGATTGCCACCGAGGGCAGCTCAGCCCGAGCGTCGACAGGGCTCGACGCCGCAGCGGGAGGCCGGGCGTCGACCGACGCCAGGGAGCCCGCCGGCGCGACCGCCCACGGCTGGAGCAGCGGCAGCGCCACACATACGAGGAGCAAGGTGCGGAGGAAGATCAGCCTGGCGCCGGGTTCCCGTACCCGCAGCCATACCAGCAGCAGCCCGCCAGCCGCCACGATGGCAGTCACCTGGACGGCCCAGGCCAGAAGGTTCGCCAACGACCACTGGAACATCCTTAGACCTCCTCGATCTCCCTGGCCAATGTCTCGAGTTCCTTCCGGGTTAGACGCCGATCTTTGACAAGTTGCACCAGGAGAGGCTGGGCTGCGCCGTCAAAGACGCGGTCGACGAACTCGCGTACCATCGATCGGACAGCGGCCGATTCGGGTCTGGTTGGCCGGTAGACATAGGCCCGGTCGTCGCGCCGGCGT
The nucleotide sequence above comes from Acidobacteriota bacterium. Encoded proteins:
- a CDS encoding proline dehydrogenase family protein, with the protein product MSVMRSVLLAISENRWMRSHGQSLWFVKRAARRFMPGENFEDMLAAAEVLRPQGIYATFTRLGENVSDWAEAEYVTGHYLGAIDRIKAAGIPCEPSVKPTQLGLDLDPERCFENLRSLAARAKAAGSYLWIDMEQSQYVEATLDLTRRLGAQFDNVGVCLQAYLHRSMNDLKALREQGIGVRLVKGAYKEPATVAMAKKADVDKHYFALAAAMLEPSGRKASFRPVFGTHDVPLIARIQAHAERAGVPARGVEVHMLYGIQRDEQLRLVKDGASVRVLIAYGTFWFPWYMRRLAERPANVWFVLKSLFT
- a CDS encoding M56 family metallopeptidase — protein: MFQWSLANLLAWAVQVTAIVAAGGLLLVWLRVREPGARLIFLRTLLLVCVALPLLQPWAVAPAGSLASVDARPPAAASSPVDARAELPSVAISGYTAAGPAPSSSAPWRPIAIGVLAIGVVCRTGWLGLGLISLMRLRRSSKALEPQPAAVGVAESVVGATASFRVSPRVQRPVTFGLRQPVVLVPDGFLEYAPAEQSAIACHELLHVRRRDWLRALAEEFVCAVLWFHPAIWWLTDQIHLTAEQVIDREVVRLIGDRRSYLHALLRLAATGPAPMLQPAALFLKHGHLRQRVAMLIKETPMSRFRLAASFAVVLILLACGGWLIVQAFPLWADGAQPPVVGEVQAYSAPATTPAALKRPDAPSASATAKPQSKPTAGPNSQAPRPGMMTGPAGPAWPEITRLGTVIYPPDALEAGWSGTVTVAAGIDASGNVITAQATSFAIHANKIAFEAKSRADGMAARLFDPFRDAALEAVRQTKFKPLGRAFANFTIGCEFDSDRATARLVPGLPPSQQTGTMNEQHQWAEIPPNAVRVGGHIAPPKKLKDVKPVYPAVALNARVQGVVIVEAVIGEEGRVSTVRVLRSIPLLDQAALDAVRQWEFVPTLLNGAPIPVIATMTVNFTLSASGSGTGVGAGSGFGTGVGGGVGGGVPGGIAGGVTGGVPGGVTGGVVSGGTAYPPPPPLPPDTVRVGGGIRPPTKVVDVKAVYPAEAKDAGVQGVVILEVVIGKDGKVIDAKVLRSIPLLDQAALDAVRQWEFTPTQVNDVPLNVVMTVTVNFTLM
- a CDS encoding BlaI/MecI/CopY family transcriptional regulator → MRPKAAILTPLELEIMKVVWQKQEATVRDVYEVLRERRKVAYTTVMTMMGVLEGKGHVKRRRDDRAYVYRPTRPESAAVRSMVREFVDRVFDGAAQPLLVQLVKDRRLTRKELETLAREIEEV